One window of Corynebacterium sp. P3-F1 genomic DNA carries:
- a CDS encoding amino acid permease, with protein MSNTLNSGLKVRHLTMMGLGSAIGAGLFLGTGVGIQAAGPSVIIAYVIAGAVTVCIMQMLAEMVASRPSSGSFATYADQAFGAWAGFSVGWAYWFMQVLIIGVEITGASAIISGWFGIAPWIPALLAVVFFAAINLAAVRGFGEFEFWFALIKVAAIIVFLVIGILMVVGWFPGLDAVGTSNIDGVGFMPNGIGGIATAMLAVAFAFGGIELVTIAAAESENPKEAVGAAIRSAIWRIAVFYIGSVLLIILLLPYDQIAGADSAAESPFTLVLDKANISGAATIMEVVIALALLSACNAQIYGNSRLLYSMARGHDAPTYFAQTNNAGVPVRAVIVSIFFALVSVVLQWWNPPGLLPFLLNAVGGILIAIWTMVILSYIKLHPQLVASGEVTDVRMWGFPWLPWLTLATLGGFILLMLFDAGGRTELISAIVVVTTIVVISFIVHRGKATQPAELA; from the coding sequence ATGTCGAACACCCTTAACAGCGGGCTGAAGGTCCGCCACCTGACCATGATGGGTCTGGGTTCAGCAATCGGCGCTGGATTGTTCCTGGGCACGGGCGTGGGCATTCAAGCCGCGGGCCCGTCCGTCATCATCGCCTACGTCATCGCCGGCGCCGTCACCGTGTGCATCATGCAGATGCTCGCGGAAATGGTGGCGTCCCGTCCGTCTTCCGGCAGCTTCGCCACCTACGCCGACCAGGCGTTCGGCGCCTGGGCCGGCTTTTCCGTGGGCTGGGCGTACTGGTTCATGCAGGTACTCATCATCGGTGTGGAAATCACCGGTGCCTCCGCGATCATCTCCGGATGGTTCGGTATTGCGCCGTGGATTCCGGCGCTGCTCGCCGTGGTGTTCTTCGCCGCAATCAACCTGGCCGCCGTGCGCGGCTTCGGCGAGTTCGAGTTCTGGTTCGCGCTGATCAAGGTCGCGGCCATCATTGTCTTCCTGGTTATCGGCATCCTCATGGTAGTCGGCTGGTTCCCGGGCCTCGATGCCGTGGGCACCAGCAATATCGACGGTGTCGGATTCATGCCGAACGGCATCGGCGGCATCGCCACAGCCATGCTGGCCGTCGCGTTCGCGTTCGGCGGCATCGAGCTGGTCACCATCGCGGCCGCGGAATCCGAGAACCCGAAGGAAGCCGTCGGCGCCGCGATCCGCTCCGCCATCTGGCGCATCGCCGTGTTCTACATCGGCTCCGTGCTCCTGATCATTTTGCTGCTCCCCTACGACCAGATCGCCGGCGCTGACTCCGCGGCGGAGTCGCCGTTCACCCTCGTGCTCGACAAGGCCAATATCTCCGGTGCCGCGACGATCATGGAAGTCGTCATTGCGCTGGCTCTCCTGTCCGCTTGCAACGCGCAGATCTACGGCAACTCCCGCCTGCTGTACTCCATGGCGCGCGGCCACGATGCCCCCACCTACTTCGCGCAGACCAACAACGCCGGCGTGCCCGTGCGCGCTGTCATTGTTTCCATCTTTTTCGCGCTCGTGTCCGTGGTGTTGCAGTGGTGGAACCCGCCGGGACTGCTCCCGTTCCTGCTCAACGCGGTCGGCGGCATTCTCATTGCCATCTGGACGATGGTCATCCTCTCCTACATCAAGCTGCACCCCCAGCTCGTCGCTTCCGGCGAGGTCACTGATGTGCGCATGTGGGGTTTCCCGTGGCTGCCGTGGCTCACGCTCGCAACATTGGGCGGCTTCATTCTGCTCATGCTTTTCGACGCAGGCGGCCGCACCGAACTCATCTCCGCCATCGTGGTTGTGACCACGATCGTGGTGATCAGCTTCATCGTCCACCGCGGAAAGGCAACGCAGCCGGCGGAGCTCGCTTAA
- a CDS encoding succinyltransferase, with protein sequence MPQGARATGIANIAADGTVLDSWYPSVQLVDDITHPLTRRVSANELSPRLLNLIGMDRDRHVEVVPVRTEIADLSAPAIDAHDVYLRLHLLSHRKVKPLEINMTDVLDHLVPVAWTNKGPCLPDDFEYVRTNLRARGTIHVYGIERLPRMVDYVVPTGITIAEAERVRLGAYLAEGTSVYREGSVSYNAGTLGPARVEGRLFSSCVVGAGSDIGLSAFVLAENTNGHNRTPIRIGEDCAIRPSAGLIDLNVGDRCELGPGVILEPGTIVYDTRNPSEKTYVPARTITEQSDWSITHEPHSATPVVRNRV encoded by the coding sequence ATGCCCCAAGGAGCACGCGCCACAGGAATCGCCAACATCGCCGCCGACGGCACCGTCTTGGACAGCTGGTACCCGAGCGTTCAGCTTGTCGACGACATCACCCACCCCCTCACCCGCCGCGTCAGCGCCAACGAGCTTTCACCCCGGCTGCTCAATTTGATCGGCATGGACAGGGACCGGCACGTGGAGGTGGTGCCGGTGCGCACCGAAATCGCCGACCTGTCCGCCCCGGCGATCGACGCGCACGACGTCTACCTGCGGTTGCACTTGCTCTCCCACCGCAAGGTGAAGCCACTAGAAATCAACATGACGGATGTCCTCGACCACCTTGTTCCTGTGGCGTGGACGAACAAGGGGCCGTGCCTGCCCGACGACTTCGAGTACGTGCGCACCAACCTCCGCGCCCGCGGAACGATCCACGTTTACGGCATCGAGCGGCTCCCCCGCATGGTGGACTACGTCGTGCCCACCGGTATCACCATCGCAGAGGCGGAGCGCGTCCGGCTGGGTGCCTATCTGGCGGAGGGGACAAGCGTGTACCGGGAAGGGTCAGTGTCGTATAACGCTGGCACGCTCGGCCCCGCCCGGGTGGAGGGGCGGCTCTTCTCCTCCTGCGTCGTCGGCGCCGGGAGCGACATCGGCCTGTCCGCCTTCGTCTTGGCGGAGAACACCAACGGCCACAACCGCACCCCCATCCGCATCGGTGAGGACTGCGCCATCCGGCCCTCCGCCGGGCTCATCGACCTGAACGTCGGCGACCGGTGCGAGCTCGGCCCCGGCGTCATCCTGGAACCCGGAACCATCGTCTACGACACCCGCAATCCGAGCGAGAAGACCTACGTTCCCGCCCGCACCATCACCGAGCAGTCCGACTGGTCCATCACGCACGAACCCCACAGCGCCACTCCGGTGGTTCGGAACCGGGTGTAG
- the dapE gene encoding succinyl-diaminopimelate desuccinylase, whose product MNSAADTPAHLDLFADPVELTKALIDIPSPSHEEEAIADAIQSALDALDGVEVIRRGNTVVARTHRGLDERIVLAGHIDTVPIADNVPHHVEGDILWGCGSVDMKSGMACYLHAFATLCNSAELAFDLTLICYEAEEVAATYNGLAHLEQDAPELLQGSLALLGEPSGGIIEAGCQGSIRVNVTAHGTRAHSARAWLGHNAAHDLAGVLTRVAAYEPRTVTIAGCKYREGLNVVGLSGGVATNTLPDEASLTVNFRFAPDRSLADAKQHLENTLALEDGLELLYDDAVPGALPGLDAPAAQGLLSAVGGEFRAKFGWTDVSRFSTLGVPAVNFGPGDPGFAHKIDERCPIDQIGSVADTLMAYLSGTSA is encoded by the coding sequence GTGAATTCCGCAGCTGACACCCCCGCACACCTGGATCTTTTCGCCGATCCGGTCGAGCTGACCAAGGCGTTGATCGACATTCCGTCGCCGTCGCACGAGGAGGAGGCGATTGCTGACGCGATCCAGTCCGCCCTCGACGCGCTCGACGGAGTGGAGGTGATCCGCCGCGGCAACACCGTCGTCGCGCGCACCCACCGCGGTCTGGATGAGCGGATCGTGCTTGCCGGGCACATCGATACCGTGCCCATCGCCGATAACGTCCCGCACCACGTCGAAGGCGACATTCTCTGGGGCTGCGGCTCCGTGGACATGAAGTCCGGCATGGCCTGCTACCTCCACGCGTTCGCCACTCTGTGCAACTCCGCCGAGCTGGCCTTCGACCTCACGCTCATTTGCTACGAGGCGGAGGAAGTCGCCGCGACCTATAACGGGCTCGCGCACCTCGAGCAGGACGCACCGGAGCTGCTGCAAGGCTCGCTGGCGCTCCTCGGTGAACCGTCCGGCGGCATCATCGAGGCCGGGTGCCAGGGCAGCATCCGCGTGAACGTAACCGCGCACGGCACCCGGGCGCACTCCGCGCGCGCGTGGCTCGGGCACAACGCCGCGCACGACCTCGCCGGAGTGCTCACCCGCGTCGCCGCGTACGAGCCGCGCACGGTCACCATCGCCGGCTGCAAGTACCGCGAAGGCCTCAATGTCGTCGGTTTGTCCGGGGGAGTAGCCACCAACACGCTTCCCGACGAAGCCTCGTTGACCGTCAACTTCCGCTTCGCCCCCGACCGCAGCCTCGCCGACGCCAAACAGCACCTCGAGAACACGTTGGCACTCGAAGACGGGCTCGAATTGCTTTACGACGACGCCGTTCCCGGCGCCCTCCCCGGCCTCGACGCCCCCGCCGCCCAGGGCCTCCTGAGCGCCGTTGGGGGTGAATTCCGCGCGAAATTCGGATGGACGGATGTGTCGAGGTTCTCTACTCTTGGTGTTCCGGCTGTGAACTTCGGGCCCGGCGACCCCGGGTTCGCCCACAAGATCGACGAGCGGTGCCCGATCGATCAGATCGGCTCGGTCGCCGACACACTCATGGCGTACCTGTCTGGCACGTCTGCGTGA
- a CDS encoding TIGR00730 family Rossman fold protein — MAPHKTPRPDRDRTLSGPILRRHKGGDADSPSTYDQRLLQMGRADHDWKHADPWRVMRITSEFVSGFDALHDLDWAVTVFGSARLGEGTPEYEQARDLGKKLVEAGYAVITGGGPGLMEGPNRGAHEAGGMSVGLGIELPFEQGLNPWVDLGLNFRYFFARKTMFLKYSQAFVSLPGGFGTMDEVFEVLCMIQTGKVTNFPMVLLGTDFWSGLVDWIRSQQLARGLISEGDDQLFLVTDSVDEAVEYIVNTHREMSDPRNLHKYEK; from the coding sequence GTGGCTCCACACAAAACTCCGCGCCCGGACCGGGACCGCACACTGAGCGGCCCGATTCTGCGGCGCCACAAGGGCGGCGACGCCGATTCCCCGTCGACCTACGACCAGCGGTTGTTGCAGATGGGGCGGGCGGACCACGACTGGAAGCATGCGGACCCGTGGCGCGTCATGCGCATCACCAGCGAGTTCGTGTCGGGCTTCGACGCGCTGCATGATCTCGATTGGGCTGTGACCGTGTTCGGTTCCGCACGGCTCGGCGAGGGCACCCCGGAGTACGAGCAGGCTCGTGACTTGGGTAAAAAACTCGTGGAGGCCGGCTACGCCGTGATCACCGGTGGTGGCCCCGGATTGATGGAGGGGCCGAACCGCGGTGCGCACGAAGCGGGTGGCATGTCGGTGGGCCTCGGTATCGAGCTTCCCTTCGAACAAGGACTCAACCCCTGGGTCGACTTGGGTCTGAACTTTCGCTATTTCTTCGCGCGCAAGACCATGTTCCTCAAGTACTCGCAGGCGTTCGTGTCGCTGCCCGGCGGCTTCGGCACCATGGACGAGGTCTTCGAGGTCCTGTGCATGATCCAGACGGGCAAGGTCACCAACTTCCCGATGGTGCTGCTCGGAACCGACTTCTGGTCCGGCCTGGTGGACTGGATCCGCTCGCAGCAGCTCGCCCGCGGGCTCATCTCGGAGGGCGATGACCAGCTCTTCCTCGTTACGGATTCCGTCGACGAGGCTGTCGAGTACATCGTGAACACCCACCGCGAAATGTCGGACCCGCGGAACCTGCACAAGTACGAGAAGTGA
- the folP gene encoding dihydropteroate synthase, whose amino-acid sequence MAIINRTPDSFYDQGATFAFDAALERCREVVQAGASIVDVGGVKAGPGDTVGIQEEIDRVVPFIAAVREQLAGIAPDEAENSAPDNAADATARIDISVDTWRPEVAEAAVQAGATLINDTWAGYEPELIEVAGAHKVGYVCSHTGGATPRTRPHRVHYDDVVADVIRETTALAERAVACGVPEEKVFIDPTHDFGKNTFHGLEILRRIDEVVATGWPVLMALSNKDFIGETTGRTVGVRVAGTLAATAWCAARGVAAFRVHEVAETIDVIRTTAAIQGTVRPLDTTRGLA is encoded by the coding sequence ATGGCCATCATCAACCGCACCCCGGACTCGTTTTACGACCAAGGTGCGACCTTCGCTTTCGACGCCGCCTTGGAACGCTGCCGGGAGGTAGTGCAGGCGGGCGCGAGCATCGTCGATGTGGGCGGTGTGAAAGCGGGTCCCGGCGACACTGTCGGCATTCAGGAGGAAATCGACCGCGTGGTCCCGTTCATCGCGGCCGTCCGCGAGCAGCTCGCCGGCATTGCGCCGGACGAGGCGGAAAACAGCGCTCCCGACAACGCCGCCGACGCTACCGCCAGGATCGACATTTCCGTGGACACCTGGCGCCCCGAAGTGGCGGAGGCCGCAGTGCAAGCCGGTGCGACACTCATTAACGACACGTGGGCCGGATACGAACCGGAGCTCATCGAGGTCGCCGGTGCACACAAGGTCGGGTACGTGTGCTCCCACACCGGCGGCGCGACACCGCGCACGCGCCCCCACCGCGTCCACTACGACGACGTGGTCGCGGATGTCATCCGCGAAACAACAGCCCTGGCCGAGCGAGCTGTCGCCTGCGGGGTCCCGGAGGAGAAGGTCTTTATCGATCCGACGCACGACTTTGGCAAGAACACCTTCCACGGGCTGGAGATTCTGCGGCGTATCGACGAGGTCGTTGCCACGGGCTGGCCGGTGCTGATGGCGCTGTCCAACAAGGACTTCATCGGCGAGACGACTGGTCGGACGGTTGGGGTGCGCGTCGCCGGCACTCTCGCCGCCACCGCGTGGTGCGCCGCCCGCGGCGTCGCCGCATTCCGCGTCCACGAGGTCGCTGAGACCATCGACGTCATCCGCACCACCGCGGCAATTCAGGGCACCGTACGTCCGCTCGACACCACCCGGGGACTCGCCTGA
- a CDS encoding glucosyl-3-phosphoglycerate synthase, with product MMCASGTVSVVIPALNEESTVAAVVRAARASCADEVIVVDSDSTDATAANASAAGATVLNWRDIAPDIPVQPGKGEALWRGVRAAHGDIVVFLDADVTTVGPEWVDGLVGGFVDKRVHLVKATYARTLDGAPRGGGRVTELTAKPLLRLLFPHLPQLDQPLAGEYAIRRSTALEVPFVAGYGVEAGLLIDVAALHGPSSLTQVDLGQRIHRNRPLSELADMSETVARTILSRAGVAGIGDVPQRQPWTELR from the coding sequence ATGATGTGCGCGAGCGGAACCGTCTCCGTCGTCATTCCCGCCCTCAACGAGGAGAGCACCGTCGCGGCCGTCGTGCGCGCGGCCCGCGCGTCCTGCGCCGACGAGGTCATCGTCGTCGACTCGGACTCCACGGACGCGACAGCCGCCAACGCCTCAGCCGCCGGGGCCACGGTGCTCAACTGGCGCGACATCGCCCCCGATATCCCCGTCCAACCCGGCAAGGGCGAAGCGCTCTGGCGTGGGGTCCGCGCCGCGCACGGCGACATCGTCGTCTTCCTCGACGCAGATGTGACCACGGTGGGGCCGGAGTGGGTGGATGGGCTGGTTGGGGGGTTCGTCGATAAGCGTGTGCACCTTGTGAAAGCGACCTATGCCCGCACGCTCGACGGTGCCCCGCGTGGCGGCGGGCGCGTGACGGAGCTGACTGCGAAACCGCTGCTGCGGCTGCTGTTTCCGCACCTTCCGCAGCTCGACCAGCCACTCGCCGGCGAATACGCCATCCGTCGCAGCACCGCACTCGAGGTGCCGTTCGTCGCCGGGTACGGCGTTGAAGCGGGCCTGCTTATCGACGTCGCCGCCCTCCACGGCCCCTCCTCCCTCACCCAAGTCGACCTCGGGCAGAGAATCCACCGCAACCGGCCTCTGTCCGAGCTGGCCGACATGTCCGAAACCGTCGCCCGGACCATCCTTTCCCGCGCCGGTGTCGCCGGTATCGGCGACGTTCCCCAACGTCAGCCATGGACGGAACTGCGGTAG
- a CDS encoding cell division protein DivIVA, which produces MLSWLILILVIAAIALFGAWVSSAIFGRGEALPPMDEPQDVIADNRAAVDEGRYDDIALEVVPRGYRQDQVDALIEHLIRVQERKIGGEFPASAPKVESRLESAGGKQTTEEPRSNTTWQQ; this is translated from the coding sequence ATGCTGTCTTGGTTGATCCTCATCCTCGTCATCGCCGCGATCGCGCTGTTCGGCGCGTGGGTGTCCTCAGCGATCTTCGGCCGCGGTGAAGCACTGCCGCCCATGGACGAGCCGCAAGACGTCATTGCCGACAACCGCGCAGCCGTCGACGAAGGACGCTACGACGACATCGCCCTCGAAGTCGTTCCCCGCGGATACCGCCAAGACCAGGTCGACGCTCTCATCGAGCACCTGATCAGGGTGCAAGAGCGTAAGATTGGGGGAGAGTTTCCGGCGTCCGCACCCAAGGTGGAATCCCGCCTCGAGTCGGCCGGCGGAAAGCAGACAACCGAAGAGCCAAGGAGTAACACCACATGGCAGCAATGA
- a CDS encoding DUF3117 domain-containing protein produces the protein MAAMKPRTGNGPMEVVEESRKIVMRIPSDGGGRLVVELNNEEAAELGQLLTDVAAQ, from the coding sequence ATGGCAGCAATGAAGCCGCGTACCGGCAACGGTCCGATGGAAGTCGTCGAAGAGAGCCGCAAAATCGTGATGCGCATCCCGTCCGACGGCGGTGGACGCCTCGTGGTGGAGCTCAACAACGAGGAAGCGGCCGAGCTCGGTCAGCTCCTCACCGATGTCGCAGCGCAGTAG
- a CDS encoding methyltransferase domain-containing protein: MLKDIVDVLADPIDGSALTGADDFSRLVSESGHSYDVAKQGYVTLASGAGIAHHGDSPEMVASREAFLSRGHFAPFVETVTERVLDALQCLPLDDVSATPPSILEVGAGTGYYLSHTLDAVENSRGIGVDIAVPAAKHLAKAHPNIGAVVADVWDGLPVRDRSVDVITVIFAPRNPQEFARVLVDDGEVLILTPQSGHLDELREPLGILGVEEGKMERMLEQAAGHLEPVGEPELIEFPMHLDRESIAAQVGMSPSARHLDPDVLAERVAGLPETMSVTARAQLTRMKKAAR; encoded by the coding sequence ATGCTCAAAGACATTGTTGATGTGCTGGCGGACCCCATTGACGGTAGTGCCCTGACGGGCGCGGACGATTTTAGCCGCCTCGTCTCCGAGTCCGGGCACTCCTACGACGTGGCCAAGCAAGGCTATGTCACGCTGGCCTCGGGAGCAGGGATCGCGCACCACGGCGACAGCCCGGAGATGGTGGCGTCGCGTGAGGCGTTCCTGTCCCGCGGCCATTTCGCGCCGTTCGTGGAGACGGTCACGGAGCGAGTCCTCGATGCTCTCCAGTGTCTTCCGCTTGACGACGTTTCTGCGACACCCCCAAGCATCCTCGAGGTCGGCGCCGGCACCGGCTACTACCTCTCCCACACCCTTGACGCGGTGGAGAATTCCCGCGGCATCGGTGTGGATATCGCCGTTCCCGCCGCGAAGCACCTGGCCAAGGCGCACCCGAACATCGGCGCTGTCGTGGCAGATGTGTGGGATGGCTTGCCCGTGCGCGACCGCTCCGTCGACGTGATCACCGTGATCTTCGCGCCGCGCAACCCGCAGGAGTTCGCCCGCGTTCTTGTCGACGACGGCGAGGTCCTCATCCTCACCCCCCAATCCGGCCACCTCGACGAACTCCGAGAGCCCCTCGGCATCCTGGGCGTCGAGGAAGGCAAGATGGAGCGCATGCTCGAGCAAGCAGCCGGCCACTTGGAGCCGGTCGGGGAGCCGGAGCTGATCGAGTTCCCAATGCACCTCGACCGCGAATCTATTGCCGCCCAGGTGGGCATGAGCCCGTCTGCGCGCCACCTCGATCCAGACGTTCTCGCCGAGCGCGTCGCTGGTCTGCCGGAGACGATGTCGGTGACCGCCCGCGCGCAGCTCACGCGGATGAAGAAAGCAGCGCGCTAG
- a CDS encoding GH32 C-terminal domain-containing protein produces MSNLRPELHVTADKGILDAAAGMLRDGDDWHLFYQYEPTLDAPTRWAHQFSEGNPFDFYECNDVIAPVGGETRVLAGSVVSTSEGTDLYFTSVTNAGTTIQAARIDEIEALCDDVDEAGEIDTGVRRLGPVVKDMGRFTRFRSPCVVPDWTESTDRNRGQSGWVMLASSGPSEKPIPVVLDSSDGTSWSLLGPLRFNGDTGLDDDAVTVAPRIIRLRDEEDGDIYDVLFLTLELEDGDLSGYLVGTLHETEFTVRTSFRRLDHGHDFTRPRSTNVVRGTQTDDERYAEARIFGLLAATGRGGDPTAQPTWETEGWANALSLPRVVTLAGGELFQTPAKGLPDAVSATERAKLWTGMCDIPVGSSVTVEVLDTNGDVAASITHSGDQITLDRLDGSPATAELSDEDEDHISVLVDGSAIEVFAGGGAVTLASRFWPENGVGELRVAADGDAEIVNQWSRG; encoded by the coding sequence GTGAGCAATTTGAGACCCGAACTGCATGTCACCGCTGACAAAGGCATCCTCGACGCTGCGGCAGGCATGCTTCGCGACGGCGACGACTGGCACCTCTTTTACCAGTACGAGCCGACGCTCGACGCCCCCACCCGGTGGGCGCACCAGTTCTCGGAGGGGAACCCGTTCGACTTCTACGAGTGCAACGACGTCATCGCACCCGTCGGAGGCGAAACCCGAGTCCTCGCAGGCTCCGTGGTGTCGACGTCGGAGGGCACGGACCTCTACTTCACATCCGTCACCAACGCCGGAACAACAATCCAGGCAGCGCGTATCGACGAAATCGAGGCCCTTTGCGACGATGTCGACGAAGCCGGCGAGATCGATACGGGTGTGCGGCGCCTCGGACCAGTAGTTAAAGACATGGGACGCTTCACCCGGTTCCGCTCCCCCTGCGTCGTGCCTGACTGGACTGAGAGCACCGACCGCAACCGGGGCCAGTCCGGCTGGGTGATGCTGGCCAGCAGCGGCCCATCCGAAAAGCCCATTCCCGTCGTCCTCGATTCCTCCGACGGCACCTCATGGTCGCTTCTCGGGCCGCTCCGCTTCAACGGCGATACCGGGCTCGACGACGATGCTGTCACCGTTGCCCCCCGCATCATCCGCTTGCGGGACGAAGAGGACGGCGACATCTACGATGTTCTCTTCCTCACTTTGGAGCTCGAAGACGGCGACCTGTCCGGCTACCTCGTGGGCACGCTCCACGAGACCGAATTCACCGTGAGGACCTCGTTCCGCCGCCTCGACCACGGCCACGACTTCACGCGTCCTCGCAGCACGAACGTCGTGCGCGGCACGCAGACCGACGACGAGCGCTACGCCGAAGCCCGCATCTTCGGTCTTTTGGCCGCCACCGGCCGCGGGGGCGACCCGACCGCGCAGCCCACGTGGGAGACCGAAGGCTGGGCGAACGCGCTTTCCCTGCCGCGAGTGGTCACGCTCGCGGGCGGCGAGCTCTTCCAGACACCTGCGAAAGGCCTTCCCGACGCTGTGAGCGCTACTGAACGCGCCAAGCTCTGGACCGGAATGTGCGACATCCCCGTCGGATCGTCTGTGACGGTCGAGGTGCTGGACACCAACGGCGACGTTGCGGCTTCCATCACCCACTCCGGCGATCAGATCACCCTCGACCGATTGGACGGTTCTCCCGCCACGGCCGAGCTTTCCGACGAGGACGAAGACCACATTTCCGTGCTTGTCGACGGCTCGGCCATCGAAGTCTTCGCCGGCGGCGGTGCCGTCACCTTGGCCAGCCGCTTCTGGCCCGAAAACGGCGTCGGCGAGCTCCGCGTCGCTGCTGACGGCGACGCAGAAATCGTGAACCAGTGGAGCCGCGGCTAG
- a CDS encoding glycosyltransferase: MRVGMMTREYPPEIYGGAGVHVTELTRFMRELESVAVDVHCMGQPRDEENVYVHGVDPELESANGAIKTMSTGLRMADAADNVDIVHSHTWYAGLGGHLAGLLHGIPHVVTAHSLEPDRPWKREQLGGGYDVSSWSERNAMENADAVIGVSSGMKDAILRAYPRIDESRVHVVLNGIDTSFWYPTVDASGEQRDSGAAADANSGNSANGNGANDGDGAKDGKVIERLGVDPSRPIVAFVGRITRQKGVPHLVKAAQDFDPDIQLILCAGAPDTKEIAEETQGLVDKLRETRDGVHWVTDMLPKEDIRDIYSAADIFVCPSVYEPLGIVNLEAMACQTAVVASDVGGIPEVVVDGETGSLVHYDADDTQAFEKDLAAAVNALAQDAATTKRFAAAGLTRVKQEFTWDKIAQETVDVYKSLL; encoded by the coding sequence ATGAGAGTCGGAATGATGACCCGCGAGTACCCGCCCGAGATTTACGGGGGCGCGGGAGTCCATGTCACAGAGCTGACGCGCTTCATGCGCGAGCTTGAGAGCGTCGCCGTCGACGTCCATTGCATGGGCCAACCCCGCGACGAGGAGAACGTGTACGTCCACGGCGTCGACCCGGAGCTTGAGAGCGCCAACGGCGCCATCAAGACGATGTCGACGGGCCTGCGCATGGCGGACGCCGCCGACAACGTCGACATCGTGCACTCCCATACCTGGTACGCGGGGCTCGGTGGCCACTTGGCGGGTCTGCTGCACGGCATCCCGCACGTTGTCACCGCGCACTCTCTCGAGCCAGACCGCCCGTGGAAGCGCGAACAGCTCGGCGGCGGCTACGACGTCTCCTCTTGGTCCGAGAGGAACGCCATGGAGAACGCGGACGCAGTCATTGGCGTTTCCTCCGGCATGAAGGACGCTATCTTGCGCGCCTACCCGCGTATCGACGAATCCCGCGTCCACGTCGTCCTCAACGGCATCGACACCTCGTTCTGGTACCCCACCGTCGACGCGAGCGGCGAGCAGCGGGATTCAGGCGCCGCAGCTGACGCGAACAGCGGAAATAGCGCCAATGGCAACGGCGCAAACGACGGCGACGGCGCTAAGGACGGCAAGGTCATCGAGCGCCTCGGTGTCGACCCGTCGCGCCCGATCGTGGCGTTCGTCGGCCGCATCACGCGCCAAAAGGGCGTGCCGCACCTGGTGAAAGCGGCGCAGGACTTCGACCCGGACATCCAGCTGATCCTGTGCGCCGGCGCTCCGGACACGAAGGAGATCGCGGAGGAGACGCAGGGTCTCGTCGATAAGCTGCGCGAAACGCGCGACGGCGTGCACTGGGTGACGGACATGCTGCCAAAGGAAGACATCCGCGACATTTATTCTGCGGCCGATATTTTCGTGTGCCCGTCGGTGTACGAGCCGCTGGGCATCGTGAACCTGGAGGCGATGGCGTGCCAGACGGCGGTTGTCGCATCTGACGTGGGCGGCATTCCGGAGGTTGTCGTCGACGGCGAGACCGGTAGCCTGGTGCACTACGACGCGGACGACACGCAGGCGTTCGAGAAGGATCTCGCCGCGGCCGTCAACGCGCTCGCCCAGGACGCAGCGACCACAAAGCGCTTCGCCGCAGCCGGTCTGACCCGCGTGAAGCAGGAATTCACCTGGGACAAGATCGCCCAAGAAACCGTCGACGTGTACAAGTCGCTTCTGTAA